A portion of the Trichomycterus rosablanca isolate fTriRos1 chromosome 17, fTriRos1.hap1, whole genome shotgun sequence genome contains these proteins:
- the kcng4b gene encoding potassium voltage-gated channel subfamily G member 4, producing the protein MPIISNANDFSNFSVSTDDSSLDRFFTEIPETETIKGVYFQRAQLLRDPSALASVDHSKSALVNVGGDRYTFAWSTLDEFPLSRLGQLRHCSSPDDIARLCDDYDPASREFFFDRSAAAFRVILNFLAAGKLRLLRHACAVSFSDELNYWGIEPTGMERCCRRAMITSLDDMASKKRKEDERRQRRMSKIPAREGEKGYLGIISHLREVMENPHSGWMGKGFACISVIMIGVTVVSLCISTMPDLRQEESTGECSPKCQQMFIVETVCVAWFSLELTLRFLQARSKLDFARRPLNIIDAVAILPYYISLLVEERDLRLGNQSYAGGRHGRGYLDKLGLILRLIRALRILYVMRLARHSLGLQTLGLTVQRSTQEFGLLLIFVCVAVALFSPLIHLAESEHHGFSSIPACYWWAIISMTTVGYGDMVPRTIPGQMLAFSAILSGILIMAFPATSIFHVFSHTYRDLKQEQELMCKDERVAFLAAENIRTDSEKNSYSWQQVHEGENKDVTENPAVTETTCSDLP; encoded by the exons ATGCCCATTATTAGCAATGCCAACGACTTTAGCAATTTCTCAGTCAGCACAGATGACAGCAGCCTTGATCGCTTTTTCACTGAGATTCCAGAAactgagaccattaaaggggtGTACTTTCAGCGGGCCCAGCTACTACGTGACCCCTCTGCCCTTGCCAGTGTTGATCACAGCAAATCTGCCCTTGTAAATGTCGGTGGCGATCGCTACACATTTGCCTGGAGTACACTAGATGAGTTTCCACTCTCCCGTTTGGGCCAGTTACGTCACTGCAGCAGCCCTGATGACATCGCCCGGCTTTGCGACGACTATGACCCAGCAAGCCGAGAGTTTTTCTTTGATCGCAGTGCCGCTGCATTTCGTGTCATCCTCAACTTTCTGGCAGCGGGCAAGCTTAGGCTGCTGAGGCATGCATGCGCTGTTTCATTTTCAGATGAGCTCAACTACTGGGGCATCGAACCCACCGGGATGGAGCGCTGCTGCAGGCGAGCTATGATTACCAGCTTGGATGACATGGCTAGTAAGAAGCGGAAAGAGGATGAGAGGAGGCAGAGGAGGATGTCCAAAATTCCAGCACGGGAAGGGGAGAAGGGCTACCTTGGCATCATAAGTCACCTCAGAGAGGTGATGGAGAACCCACACTCTGGTTGGATGGGCAAGGGCTTCGCCTGCATCTCTGTCATCATGATCGGTGTGACCGTGGTCAGCCTGTGTATCAGCACCATGCCTGATCTCAGACAGGAAGAGAGCACA GGTGAATGTTCACCGAAGTGTCAACAGATGTTCATTGTGGAGACCGTGTGTGTGGCCTGGTTTTCCCTGGAGCTGACATTGCGTTTCCTGCAGGCTCGCAGCAAATTGGACTTCGCACGAAGACCACTTAACATCATTGATGCAGTGGCCATTCTGCCTTACTACATCTCCCTGCTGGTAGAAGAGCGAGATCTCAGGTTAGGCAATCAATCGTATGCTGGTGGACGGCATGGAAGAGGCTATTTGGATAAACTGGGTCTGATTCTTCGGCTCATACGCGCCCTGCGTATCCTTTATGTCATGCGTCTGGCAAGGCACTCACTGGGCCTGCAGACGCTTGGCCTGACCGTTCAGAGGAGCACTCAAGAGTTCGGTCTACTGCTGATCTTTGTCTGCGTGGCCGTGGCACTATTCTCCCCTCTCATTCACCTGGCTGAAAGTGAACACCATGGCTTCAGCAGCATCCCTGCATGCTATTGGTGGGCTATCATCTCCATGACCACGGTGGGCTATGGTGACATGGTGCCCCGCACCATCCCTGGCCAGATGCTGGCATTCAGTGCTATCCTGAGCGGCATCCTCATCATGGCCTTCCCTGCGACCTCTATCTTCCATGTGTTCTCACACACCTATCGTGATCTGAAGCAGGAGCAGGAGCTGATGTGCAAGGATGAACGAGTGGCCTTTCTGGCTGCAGAGAATATCAGGACAGATTCTGAGAAAAACTCATATTCCTGGCAACAAGTACATGAGGGTGAAAATAAGGATGTGACTGAAAATCCTGCAGTGACAGAAACCACATGCTCAGACTTGCCATAG
- the LOC134331849 gene encoding beta-1,3-galactosyltransferase 2-like — MVEDASKSGDKSTDLEKKFERWRCRPRNCLLVLIVLTVVLLYYVNISQVSEIWLMIYNTTSTETASNATAINLLTLQSTVATTLAGKKNDSISILPTEEPCTPETPYHVAYPCRYHYIINEPESCQQDNPFLVLMVPVAPNNRRVRDAIRSTWGTEKVVMQKVIRLFFVLGQPGREGQEEEQQKLIQESEEFHDIVQSNFMDSYNNLTIKTMIILEWLTSYCRNASYAMKIDSDIFLNLDVLVNMLLKAPIEKYMTGLVAKGAMVRREPRSKWYLPKTVYFEDFYPPYALGLAYVMSLDLPEKLVEGAKQVKAVYIEDIYLGLCMRHLGIPFTSQRDQSLFNVFPVPYNRCRYSKLIATTTNSLEEQVNSWKDYKRPEPHC, encoded by the exons ATGGTGGAGGACGCCagcaaaagtggagataaaag tacAGACCTGGAAAAGAAATTTGAACGGTGGCGCTGTCGTCCTCGCAACTGCCTCctagttttaattgttttgactGTGGTTCTTTTGTACTATGTGAACATCTCACAAGTCTCTGAAATCTGGTTAATGATTTACAACACAACATCTACAGAAACAGCCTCAAACGCAACAGCCATCAACCTGTTAACTTTGCAGTCAACTGTAGCCACTACTTTAGCAGGAAAGAAAAATGACTCAATTTCTATACTGCCTACTGAAGAACCGTGTACTCCTGAGACACCATATCATGTGGCGTACCCCTGCAGATATCATTACATAATAAATGAACCAGAGAGTTGTCAACAGGACAATCCTTTTCTGGTCCTCATGGTGCCTGTGGCACCAAACAACAGGAGAGTTCGGGATGCCATCCGTAGTACCTGGGGTACCGAGAAGGTGGTTATGCAAAAGGTGATAAGgcttttctttgtgcttggtcaACCTGGACGTGAAGGGCAGGAGGAGGAGCAGCAGAAGCTGATCCAGgagagcgaggaatttcatgaTATTGTGCAGAGCAATTTTATGGACAGCTACAACAATCTTACCATCAAAACCATGATAATTTTGGAATGGCTGACAAGCTACTGCCGAAATGCCAGCTATGCCATGAAGATAGACTCAGACATATTCCTTAATCTGGATGTTTTAGTCAATATGCTTCTCAAGGCTCCCATAGAGAAGTATATGACTGGGCTTGTTGCTAAAGGGGCCATGGTGCGTAGAGAACCCCGGTCAAAATGGTATCTGCCAAAAACTGTATATTTTGAAGACTTTTATCCACCTTATGCTCTTGGTTTGGCATATGTGATGTCTTTGGACCTTCCAGAAAAACTTGTTGAAGGAGCCAAGCAGGTCAAAGCGGTCTATATTGAAGATATTTATTTGGGATTGTGCATGAGGCATCTGGGAATACCTTTCACTTCGCAAAGAGATCAGAGTTTGTTCAACGTCTTCCCTGTTCCCTACAATCGCTGTCGTTACTCAAAACTCATTGCAACAACGACAAATAGCTTAGAAGAACAAGTAAACTCCTGGAAAGACTATAAGAGACCAGAGCCACATTGTTAA